CGCCAGCGCGTCGCTGCGGTAGCGGCGCTCCTCGCCGGGCGGGGGCGTCCAGCGATAGGCCTCGGGAACGTTGCGCCACATCGCGCGGGCGCGCGGGCCGTCCTCGACCATGAACACGCGCACCGCGCGCGGGCGCGCCGCAGCGGCGATCGTGTCGATCCGCGCCAGCTCGGCATGGCACGGCGCGCACCACGGCGCGACGAGCAGCAGCACGCTGTCGGGCGGATAACGCAGCGGCGACTCCGCGGCGGACGCGGGCAGCGCCGCCAGTGTTGCCAGTGCCGCGAGCGTTGCGACGAACCGCGGCGCGATCGTCCGCTTCGGGCCGCTTCCCCCCTCGACAGCCCGCGGCGGCCGTGATGTGTTCGCCGCGACAAAGGGAGGCTTCATGTCCGTATCCATGCTCGCGCTGGCGCTTGCCGGTCAAGCCGCGACCGCGGCGCCCGCGCCGGCGCCGCCCCCGCCTGCACCGCCCCCGCCTGCACCGCCCCCGCCTGCACCGCAAAGTGCGCAGGCGCGCTTCGACGCCGCCAGCCTGGCCGCGGCCGAGGGGCGGTGCAGCGAGGCGGTGCGGGGTTTCGCGACGCTGACCGTCAGCCGCAACCCGCTGCTCGCCGCGACGGTGGACGTGCGCAACGGGCGCTGCCTGGTCGAGCTGGGGCGCGTCGACGAGGGCAAGGCGGCGATCGCGCGCGGGCTGCCGGTGCTGGTCGCGAAGGGCGAGGCGTTCACCGGCGACGTCTATGATGCGCATCTGACGCTGGGGCGCGCGGCGCAGCGCGGCTTCGACTATGACACCGCGGCACGCGAATATCGCACCGCGGTCGAACTGGTGAAGGGCGGCGCGCGCATCCCGGTGCTGCTGCGGCTGGCGCAGGTGACGATGTTCGACCGCGACGGGCGCGCGCTGGCCGCGGCGGAGGAGGCGCGCACGCTGGCGCTCGCCGAACCCGATCTCGGCAAGAAGAACCTCGCCGCGGTGCAGACCGTCCATGCGCGCGTGCTGCTCAACGAAGGCCGCACCAGGGAGGCCTATGCCGAGCTGAAGGACAGCCTGGCCAAGCAGGGCGGGCTGACCAGCCGCGTCGGCGCCTCCGACATCACCACGCGGTCCGACCTCGCGATCGCGGCGCTGAAGAACAAGGATCGCGACAATGCGCGGCTGTACCTTGCCTACACCGGCGCCGGGCGGATGCGCGACACGCCGTTCACCACCGCCGCGGCGATGAACCCGCCGGCGTGCGGCGAAGGCGGGCTGCTGCCAGAGGACGAAGCGATCGTCGAATTCTCGCTGGAGAGCGACGGGCATGTCGCGGGGGTCGCGCCGATCTACACCAACGGCGGGCGCGCCAAGGCGCTGGCGTTCGCACGCGCGGTCGCCGACTGGTCGTGGCGCGCCGAGGATGCCGCGAAGATCCCGCCGCTGTTCCGCTACACCACGCGCGTCGAGCTGCGCTGCGTGAAGGCCGATGGCGCGCCGGGCACGATGCGCCCGCTGGCGGAGGCGTTCGACGCGTGGCTGGCGGACAAGGGCGCGGGCACGCCGGCATGGGACGAACGGCCGGCGGCGCTGGCGCTGCCGATGCAGCGCGCCGCGCTGGCCGCGGCGACCGCGAAGCGCGACGCCGCCGCACAGCTGCAGGCCGCGCTGGCGCTGGGCGGCAACCCGGTGGTCGACGGGAAGGAGAAGCCGGCATTCTACGCGACCGCGCGCGCCGCGGCCGCGTCGCTGTCGCCGCCGGTGCCGGCGCGCACCTTCGTGGCGATCGCCGCGCCCGAGGATGACGACGAGCACGGCGACGCGCGGCGCACGCGACTGCGCACGCTGCTGGCGCAGCCCGACGTGGCGCGCGATCCGCTGTCGGCGGCGACGCTCAGGCTGCTGATCGCGCAGCCCGATTACCGCAAGGGGCCGCCCGCCGATGCCGGCGCGCTGCTGGCGGCGGTCAGCGGCGATGCGGCACTGCCCGCGCGTCACCCGCTGAAGATCGCGGCGTTGCTGGCGGAGGCGAACGTGCTGGCGGCAAAGGGCGACCTGCCCGGCGCGCGCGCGGTGTTCGACCGCACCGGGCTGACCGCCGAGCAATGCGCGACGATCGGGGTGCAGCCGGCGGTGCAGCGGATGAGCGCGGGGGCGAGCGACTTCCCGATGGAGGCGCAACGGCTGGGGTTCGAGGGCTGGGTGCGCACCGCGTTCGACATCGCCGCGGACGGGCGGACGGTCGCACCGCGCGCGGTGATCGCCTATCCGCCGTTCATCTTCGACGAAGCCGCCAACGGCATCATCCGCGGCGCACGCTTCAGCAGCACCTTCCGCCCCGAAGGCGCGCTGGCCTGTTCGGGGCAGCAGCAGTCGGTGCGGTTCCTGCTGCCGGGGGGATGAGGGCGCGGGTGCGTCGTTTCGACGACGCGCCGCGGTGACGGATCGAGTGCCGGTCGACAGCCGGATCGGGCATCGAGGTCAGCTGGTTTCACGACCCGGACTTACCAGCTCCGTCACTCCGGACCTGATCCGGGGTCCCGCTTCTCGTCGACGACCGCAGAAGCCGGGCCCCGGTCCCTGTCCCGGTCCGGGTCCGGGGCGACGCTCGACGCCGATGGTCGGTGATGCCATCGTAGCCGAGGCGTTCCGGTGTTGCTCGGGGCGGTGACGGATCGAGTGCCGGTCGACAGCCGGATCGGGCATCGAGGTCAGCTGGTTTCACGCTCCGGACTTACCAGCGCCGTCACTCCGGACCTGATCCGGGGTCCCGCTTCTCGCCGACGACCGCAGAAGTCGGGCCCGGGTCCGGGGCCACGCT
This portion of the Sphingomonas phyllosphaerae 5.2 genome encodes:
- a CDS encoding energy transducer TonB, with the protein product MSVSMLALALAGQAATAAPAPAPPPPAPPPPAPPPPAPQSAQARFDAASLAAAEGRCSEAVRGFATLTVSRNPLLAATVDVRNGRCLVELGRVDEGKAAIARGLPVLVAKGEAFTGDVYDAHLTLGRAAQRGFDYDTAAREYRTAVELVKGGARIPVLLRLAQVTMFDRDGRALAAAEEARTLALAEPDLGKKNLAAVQTVHARVLLNEGRTREAYAELKDSLAKQGGLTSRVGASDITTRSDLAIAALKNKDRDNARLYLAYTGAGRMRDTPFTTAAAMNPPACGEGGLLPEDEAIVEFSLESDGHVAGVAPIYTNGGRAKALAFARAVADWSWRAEDAAKIPPLFRYTTRVELRCVKADGAPGTMRPLAEAFDAWLADKGAGTPAWDERPAALALPMQRAALAAATAKRDAAAQLQAALALGGNPVVDGKEKPAFYATARAAAASLSPPVPARTFVAIAAPEDDDEHGDARRTRLRTLLAQPDVARDPLSAATLRLLIAQPDYRKGPPADAGALLAAVSGDAALPARHPLKIAALLAEANVLAAKGDLPGARAVFDRTGLTAEQCATIGVQPAVQRMSAGASDFPMEAQRLGFEGWVRTAFDIAADGRTVAPRAVIAYPPFIFDEAANGIIRGARFSSTFRPEGALACSGQQQSVRFLLPGG